The genomic window CCGCTGGCATCGAGCTCCGTTTCGACCACCACCACCGCATACACCAGCGGGGGAATCTTTCCCTTGTAAATGCGCTGCGCGTAGGTCTTGTAGATCTGCCGCGCACCTGTCTTGCGATAGGCCCGCACGGCCGGCGTTTGCGCCGTGATCAGGCGCACGGTCGGCACGTCGGTTCTTGCGCCAGCCACTTCATCGGGGGCGGAGGTGGCCGACTTGTCCTCGCCGGCCTTGTCCGCCGGCTTCAAGGCCGAGCAGGCGACAAGAGTCAGTGCGGCTGCAACGGTTGCCAGGGTGCGAAAAGTCATTTTCATCAGATACCTTGGTCGAGATCGAGCACCACCGGTGCATGGTCGCTTGGCTTTTCCCACTTGCGCGGCACGCGGTCGATGATGCAACCCTTAACGCGCGGCACCAGCGGTTCGCTCACAAGAATGTGGTCGATGCGCAGCCCGCGGTTCTTCTGATAGCCGAGCATCCGGTAGTCCCACCACGAATAGCTTTTCTCCGGTTGCTCGAACAAGCGGAAGCTGTCGACCAGGCCAAGCTGCAGCAGCGCCTTGAACTGCTCGCGCTCCTCGGTCGTGTGATGGATCGTTTCCGCGAGCCCCACCGGGTCGTAGCTGTCGCGGTCTTCCGGCGTGATGTTGAAGTCGCCCAGCAGAACCAGGTTCGGGTGCGCCGCCATCTCGGCCCGCAGCCATTCGCGCAGGGCGCGCAGCCAGCCCATCTTGTATTCGAACTTGTCGGTGCCCGGCGCCTGGCCGTTGACGAAGTAGCCGTTCACCACGCGCAGCGGGCCCGCCGCTGTTTCGATGGTGGCGGCGATCACCCGCGACTGGTCATCGGTAAAGCCGCCGATGTTCTTTGCCACGTCCCGCATCGGCGCCAGGCTCAGGATGGCCACGCCGTTGTAGGTTTTCTGCCCGAACACCGCGCATTCATAGCCGGCCGACTTGAGCACATCGAGAGGAAACTTGTCGTCGCTCATCTTGAGCTCCTGCAGGCACAGCACATCGACGGGGTTGGCGATCAGCCAGTCGAGCACATGCTGCAGGCGGGCGGTGAGGGAGTTGACGTTCCAGGTGGCTATTTTCATCAAGCGCTACGTTGTTGATTCATGGGAGGCAGTCCCGAAGGGAGTGCGTGGGGTTGCTTTGTACCCCACTGCACATACCCCGCGGGGAGCCGCTGCGCCGTCGAATGCTTGGCGAATCGAACTTTACCCACAACGGGTGCGAAGGCCGAACTGCGACGCATCGGGATAACACGCAGACAGGCGTGCATCCTTTAGGTGCGTCCTGCCTCGCCATGTTGTCTGACAACAGTTGCGAAACTGCACATCTATCCTCCAAGAATGCCAAAAAGTTCTCAAAACTTGGCCCAGAGAGCGTTGTTACAGTTGTTAAGATTTAACGATGTTTTAATTTTGGATTAACACCATTTTGGTGCAAACATCAAGTCGCAGACCGCTCTGACGCGGTAACTCTGCATTTCCTGGCGAAAAGGCGCTTGGAATCTCACTGAATATAAAAATTGCAAGCTTATGGAGCAGCGGCATTGGATAGCTGTGCCTGAATAATTCATAAATTCCGAAGAAGAATTGAATTGCTATGCCAAGCGCGAATTGGTCCGGTCGGGGGAGGCAAATAAACAAAAAGATTTGTAGGGCCGAAAGAGGCGTGGCTGAAGCTGCTGCACCTCGGAGCGGCTGCTTGTTATTTGGGGGGAATCATGGATCTATTGATGTCGGACGTGCGGCTTTTCGTGAAGGCCGTGGAGGTAGGGGGGCTGACGCAAGCGGCCGATGCGCTGAGCGTGCCCAAGGCGTCCGCGTCCCGGCAGCTCAAGCGGCTCGAGGCCCTGGTCGGCCACACGCTCCTGCATCGGGGAGGGGGCCACTTCGGCCTCACGGGGGAAGGGCGCGAGTTCTTTTCCACGGCCAAGGACGTCCTGGAGGCGGTGGACCAGGCGCTGTCGCAGCTCTCCAACACCAATGAAGCCCTCACGGGCCAGTTGCGAGTCTCGGTTCCCGGCTACGTCGGCCGCGAGCTGCTCTCGGCCCACCTGTCGGGCTTCATGGCAGCGCATCCGCAGCTCAAGCTCACCGTCGACGTGGGCTCCGAGCGGGTGGATCTGTTCCGCGAAGACGCCGACGTGGTCATCCGCGTGGGGCTCGAAGGCTGCGAGGACCTTGTGGCAAGGCGCATCAAGAAGCAGCCCCTTGTGCTGTGCGCCGCACCTTCGTACCTCGAGCGTCATCCGGAAATCAAGGGGATCGACGACCTTTCCGGGCACTACTTCCTGACCAGCGGTCCGGAGCGGCACGCGATGGAAATGGCCATTCCGGGCGTCGATCGGGAACACGTTGTCAGGGCCGCGGGGGTGTTTCGCGCGAACGATCCGGAACTGCTGCTGAGGCTTGCCTGCTCGGCCGGTGGAATCGCCCTGGTTCCCCTTCTCTGTGCCAGATCAGCCATCCAGAGCGGCTCCTTGGTGACGGTCCTCCCATCGTTCGAATTGACGCCGGAAGAGCTGAATCTGATGTATTTGCCCGCCCGGCGCAATACCCGAAAGATCAGAACCTTCGTCGATTTCATCTTCAAGGCTCTAGAGCAAGCCTGATTCGACTTTTTCGCGACGGCTGAAGCCCTTTGTGGGCTTCGGCGGCTTTCTCACGTCCCTTCTTTTTGCGGCACCGCAGCCGGGTTTATGCACGTCGATTGCAGGGGCAGGCTTGCGCGTTCAACGAGCCCGCGCCAACAAGGGCTCGCTAAATCGAATGCGAGTTGTCGAAAGTGGAACCTCCAATTTCATTTTTGGAACCCGGATTTGGTGCCTGCTGCGGGCAGAATACTTGTTGGTTACAAGTGCAAGCAAGAGTACATATCTGTGAATTGATAAATGCTCGTGTTTCTAATTGTCGAATACAAAAGTATTTAATTGTTAGAAATATTTCTGCTTAATTCTTGTTATTTCCGGCAATTGCTGCCGGTTTGCCGTGTGTTCGTTGAACTGGAGCAACCATGCTTATACAAAAACTGACTCAAACTCTTCTGCGCAAGGCAGCCAGGCTGCCTGCGCTAGCTGCAACCTTCGGCGCCGGTGTGCTTGCCGTGGCGACTCTCGCCGCGCCAGCCTCGGCGCAGCCCGCCGCCGTCCGGGCCGCCCCCGCGGTCGACAAGACCGTTTCCGTCGCCCTGACGCAATTCAAGGTAGTGAAGGGCGCCGACGGCAAGGAGCAACTGCTGGACGCTTCTTCGGTCAAGCCCGGCGACATTCTCGAATACCGCGCGACCTATACCAACAACACCGGCAAGACGGTGTCCGGCCTGGTCGCCGATCTGCCCATTCCTGAGGGGCTCGAGTACCTGCCGCGCAGCGCCAAGCCCGGCGCCGCGCTGGTCAAGGCCGCCACCAAGGACGGCGCCTACGCCGCCGAGCCGCTGGTGCGCAAGGCCGCGAACAACAAGACCGAGCCCGTGCCTTACAGCGACTACCGCGCCCTGCGCTGGACGCTCGGCCAGCTGCCCGCCGGAGGCGAAGCCGCCGTGACCGCGCGCGCCAAGGTCGAAGTCGTGGTTCCGCCCGAGCCCAAGACCTCCGCCCTCGCTCCGCAGGCGCCACCCGTGGCCGTGCAGTCCGCCTCTGGCGCGGCCTCGCGCTGACCGGTCGGCGGTGGTTTTGCCTCCTGGCTTTTCGTTTTTCTGTTTCCTTGATCCCTTTGCTATTGCGCGCAACCCGGCCGCTGTCTTCCGTTCGCGGAATGCCTGAGCCGGGTTTTTTTTTGTTCCTTTTTTGACAACCGAGGAGAAACCACGTGAGTCCCACCTTGCCAACCCGGCGCATCGGCTTCAGGCCGAGAGCCACATGGGCTGGTGCCGCAGTTTTGTCGCTGGGCTTCCTGTTTGGAAGCTCGAGCGCACTTGCAGCGCCGCCGCCCGCCAATACCGTCATCGGTAACCAGGCTTCGGCCACCTATTCGGATTCGTCCGGCACCACGCAGCTGGCCACCTCCAACCTGGTGCAAACCACGGTGCAGCAGGTCGGATCGTTCACGCTGGACACGTTCAACCAGGTCACGACCACGATCGTCAACACCAAGCTCGGCGCCGCAGGCTCGGTGGTGTACGCACCGCACGTCTTGACCAACACAGGCAACGGCTCGGACACCTTCACCATCACGGTGGATGCCGACAACGATGCCTTCTCGAAGGTCGAGGTGTATCCCGACGCGAACGGCGACGGCATGCCCGACAGCACCACGCCGCTGTGTACCGCCGCGCCCGCCGCAGTCTGCAGCGTGCCCGCCCAGACCGTGCCCGGCAACAACGGCACGTTCCAGTTTGTCGTGGCCTACACGATCCCCGGCACGGCCACTACGCCGACCACCCCGTTCGATACCGCCACCATCACGGCCACCCCGGGCACGCCGGCGCTGTACACGGCGCCGAACACCTCGGCAGCGGACAAGGACCAGGTCAACCTGACAACCCAGGCCGCTTTCGGTGCCACCAAGTCGATCGGTGTTCCAGCAGTGGCGGCCCCTCCCGGTGCGGCCTGGCCGCTCGCGAGCACCGGTGGTCCGCGCTCGTCGTCGGCTTCGTGCTCGACGACCTGGGGCGCAGGTATCGTTTCCAGCGACACCTGCAAGTACACGGTCTATACGCTCACCTTCAACAACACCGGCGGAGCGCCCGGCAAGTTCGCCCTGTCGGACACGTTGCCATCGGGCTTCACCTATGTTGCGGGTTCCGCCGTCTGGAGCAGCGCTCCGGGCGTGGCGCTGGGTGACGGTGCTGCCGGCGATCCGGCCGGCATGGCCTTCCAGGTGGCGGGCAACACGCTGAACGTGGTCATCGACTCGCTCGGGCAGAACGTCACCCAGACGATCAGCTTCGTGGTGCTGGTGAACAACACGGCTGTGGTCGGTACGTCGACCACGACCAACGTGGCCCAGTACAACCCGACGGATTCGCCGACTGCCGACGTCACGGCGATTGGTACGCTGGGTTCGAGCACCAACCCGGCGGCCTACACCGTCGTCGCCAGCTACGGCCTCGTCGTGGGTACCAACCCCTCGACCGCGGCAACGGCAGTCGACACGGTGGCTGGCACGCCCAACGGCACGGCGGCTGACACGACCACGCAGCCCTCGGTGGTTGCAGGCGGCAGCGTCAAGTTCCCGCAGACGGTGTTCAACACCGGCAGCGGCGTCGACAGCATCAACCTGAGCATTGCCAACGGGACGTTCCCGGCGGGCACGACCTTCCTGCTGTTCGCGGCGGACGGCGTGACGCCGCTGCTCGACACCACAGGCGACGGCGTGCCCGACACCGGTCCGATTCCGGTCGGCGGCAGCGCCAACATCGTGGTGCAAGCCAACGTTCCGGCCAGCGCCACGGTGGGCTCGGGTCCGTTCAACGCGGTCCTGACCGGCCGTTCGGCGAACGACCCGACCAAGCTCGACGCCACGCTCGACCAGGTCACCATCGTCGTCGGTTCGCTCGTCGACCTGACCAACACCGCAGCCGGTACCGGCTCGGGTTCGGTGGCAGGCGGTGACTTGGGCCCAGGCCCCAGCCCACAGCCGACCACGACCAACAGCACGCCTGCGGGCACCGGCACGATCTTCACGCTGTTCGTCAAGAACAACGATGCGGGCGGCCCGGCAACGCAGACCTACACGCTGGCGGCCAGCCAGTCCACCGGCTTCCCGGGCACGCTGCCGGCGGGCTGGACGGTGAAGTTCGTGGCAGCGGGCGGTACCTGTGCCGCCGCGGCCATCACCGACGTGACCGTGGCTCGCGGTGCGCAGCTGCAGGTCGACGCCTGCGTGACGCCTCCCGCCACGCAAACGCCTGTGACGTCCCAGCCGATCTACTTCCGCGTGCTGTCGACCGCGGTGGCATCGACCGGCGTGCTCGTGTCCGACGCCAAGCAGGACGCGGTGACCGTGACCACGGCGGCAACGCTGGGCGCCACGCTCACGCCCAACAACGTCGGCCAGGTCGCTCCGGGCGGCACCGTCGTCTATGCGCACACGCTGACCAACATCGGCAACCAGAGCTGCGGCGCGTACACGCTCACGGCCACCGTGCCGGCTGCCGACGCGGCACTGGGCTGGACCACCGCGATCTACCTCGACGTGAACGGCGACGGCCAGATCGACGCGCTTGATACCCTGGTTACCGGCCCGATCGCCGGACCGCTCGCGGCAGGCGCAACGCAGAAGCTGCTGGTGCGCGTGTTCGCACCGGGCGGCGCCAGCGCCGGCGCAACCGACACGACCACCGTGACCGCCACGTTCACCGATCCGGCGCCGAACTGCGGCACGCCATCGGCCACCGACATCAGCACCGTGATCACCGGCCAGATCCGCGTCCTCAAGACGCAGGCTGCCGACATCGCCTGCGACGGCACGGCCGACGGCCTCTTCGCCGCCACGCCGCTGTCGCTGAAGCCTGGCCAGTGCATCGTGTACCGGGTCGTTGCAACCAACGAAGGCACCGCGCCGATCACCAACATCGCGATCAACGACGCAGCACCTGCGTTCACGAGCCTGACGGGTGCCACGCAGCCGCCGGTGCTCACGCAATGCGTCTCGACCGGCGTGACCGGCACCGCGCTGGCCTATGCCCAGACCCCCACGGCGGTGAGCTGCGGCAGCGCGGCCAACACCGTGGCCCCGGGTGGCACGGCCACGCTGACCTTCGCAGTGCGAATCGACCAGTAACGCGCGATTGAGTCACCGGCAGGCCTCTCCAGGCCTGCCGGCTTTACGCGAGGCGCCGCCTTCACGGCTGCGCTTCGCCTTTTTCCCCTGCTGCTTTCCGGCGCGAGTGCTCGCGTGCGCATGGCAGCGGCAGAGGAAAGAGACCCAGGTATTCACGGCCCCAGCAGGCGCCGACGGAAGGTTAAGCGGAGTGCAATTCTTGTCTGACTCATTGATGGGCTGCTGCTTGCAGCGATGGCGCCGAGCCGGCGCCACGCTCGCGATCGGCCTGGCGCTGCTCCTGGCGCTTTTCCTGACGCTGTTCCTCGCGTCGGCCGCGGTGCATGCGGCACCCGCGCCCGGTGGCAGCGTGATCCGCAATGTGGCAAAGGCCAGCTATGTGCCGGCCGGCTTTGCGCAGACCGAAACCTCCAGCTCCAACAGCGTGGTGGCGAACGTCCTCGCGGTCGAGGCGCTGGTGCTGACGCAAGACCAGGCCGTCAACCGTCCGCCCGCCACCGTGGTCACGCTGAACCACCTGCTCACCAACACCGGCAACGTGCCTTCGAGCTATGCGCTGGGCTTTGCCAACAACGTGGGCGGCTGCGCGGCCGACACGCTCGACCTTTCGACCCTGCGCGTGGTGCGCGACATCAACAACAACGGCGTGGCGGACCCGGGCGATCCGGTGCTGCCGCTCGGCGCGCCCGGCGCGCTGGCGCTGCGGCCCGGCGAAACGGCCTCGCTGCTCGTGCAGGGCACGGTTCCGGCCACCGGTGCCGGCGTTGCCTGCGCCGCGCTCACGGCGACCACCGCGTTGCAGAACCTGAGCGCCACCAACCGCGACACCGTGACGGTGGGCGACATGGCGGTGATCTCCATCAGCAAAAGCGCGAGCTACCCGGGTGTCATCGTGCCGGGGCAGACCCGCATCGACTTTGCGGTCTCGGGCACCAACATCGGCGCGCGCGATGCGCAGCCCGCCAGCGTGGCCGCGCCGACAGGCACGCCGGTGCTCGTGAACGGCGCGCCCACCAGCCTGGTGCTGGTGCGCGACCTCATTCCCGCCGGCACGCAGTACATCGCCGGCACGCTGCAGAGCACCGCCGCAGGCGCGGTGCGGCTGTTCCGCATGCCGGGCGATCCGGCCTTCAGCTACCGCACCGCGGACGACGCCGCGGCCGTCGAAGTGGCGATCGGCGTGCCCGCGGCCGTGTCGCGCAACGCCTCCATCGCAATGCAGTTCGCGGTGATCGTGCGCGCGGACCAGACCGGCGACATCCGCAACACCGCGCAGAGCTACTACAACGACGGCACCGCGCCGGTGGTGTCGCCGTCCAACACCGTGCTCATCACCACCAGCCAGAGCCGCATCGGCGTGGCCAAGACCGCGTCGACGCCGCGCGCCAACCGGGGCGCAGACGGCCTGCTCGACGGAACCGCGACCGTGCGCTTCAGCGTCGACGTGCGCAACTACGGGGCCGTGTGGCTCTACGGTGTGCAGGCAGCCGACGTGCTCGAAGGCGGCGGCGCCAGCCAGTTCGGCAGCTACACCAGCGCGGCCGTGCCCGGCCCCAATCAGTACACCGTCGTGCCCGGCTCCATCGCCATTGCGGGCAACCAGGGCAACGGCACGAGCGGCACCGTGGCCGCGGCCAACAACTCGTTCACCGGCACCGCCGCCGCGCAGAACCTCTTGGCGCCGGGTGCCGTGCTGCCGGTCGGCGCGCAGGTCACGGTGCAGTTCGACGTTCGCATCAACGTCAACGGCCGCACCGGCATGCTTCTCAACAGCGTGCGTGCGCAGGGCGCTCTCGTGCCCGGCGGCGCACCGGTGGCTTTCGACGATTCGGTCGACGGCACCAGCCCCGATCCGGACGGCGACGGCAACCCGAACAACAACACCGCGCCCACGCCGGTGTCACTGCAGCTCCCGTCGCTGTCGCTCGCCAAGAGCGCCTCGCTGCCGCGGCGCGTGACGCAGGGCGTCTACGAAATCGACTACCGGCTGCTCGTCACCAACACCGGTGTCGCCCCCGCACCCCACGTGCGCGTGATCGACAACCTGAACTGCACCTTCGACATGGACAAGCCCGAGGGGCCGGTCGCCTCTTGGGAGCTGGTGGGTGCGCCCAAGGTCCGCAGCGGACTGCTCAATCCCGCGGGCAGCTTTACCGGCCGCGCCGCCTGCGACCGCGAGGCGCTTGCTAGCGCCGACGCCTTCAGGCTGCCGACCGAGGCAGTGCTCAGCCTCACCGACGGCAGCCGCGGGCTGGAGCCCGGGCAGAGCGAGGAAATCAGCTTCACCGTTCGCCTGACCCAGAAGCCAGGCGCGGGCGACCGCCGCGTGGCCATCGACAACAAGGCCTGGGCGGCGGCGTTCGACCAGAACACCATCAACGTCACGCCCGCGATGCTGGTTGCGGCCACCGCCAACTCGGTGCAGTCGCTGCTGGCCGACCCGGCCGGCACGGTCTACAACGCGGTCACGCGGGCGCCTGTTCCCGGCGCAGTGGTCACGTTCACCCGGCAGTCGTGCAGCAGCGGTTCGGTCACGCCGATGACCGCGGCTGAAATCTACGGCGGCTCGTCGGACACCTACACCTTCAATGCCGATGGCAGTGTGTCGATGACAACCGGTGCCGACGGCAGCTACCAGTTCTACCTGCAGTCGCCACCGGCCACGGGCCTGTGCACGTACTCGCTGCATGTGGTTCCGCCGGCCGGCAGCGGCTACGTCTATCCGTCGCAGCTGATCCCCGTCACGGCCGGCACCTTTGGCAGTTGCGGTCCGGTGGTGCCCAGTGCGCTGCCGCCCAAGGGCGCGGACCCGACCACCCACTATTTCTCGGTCACGTCCGGCTTCAACGCATCGAATGCGGCGTGCGACGTGGTGCACAACCACATCCCGCTCGACCCGGGCAATGTGCTCGGCCTGGTGCTGCGCAAGGAAGGCAGCAAGCGGCAGGTCGAGTTCGGCGACTTTCTGGACTACGCGCTGACGGTGACCAACAAGACGGGTACGCCGGTGACCGGCATCTCGATCAGCGACAGCCTGCCGCCGGGCTTTGCCTACGTGAGCAACAGCGCGCGCCTGAACGGCGCGGCCACCGCCAACCCGGTCGGCGGCGCGGGCCCGAAGCTGGTGTTCAACTACCCGACGCTGACGCTCGGCGTCGACCAGATGGCCATGGTGCGCTACCGCGTGCGCGTTGGCGTGGGCGCGCCCACCAACGGAGACGCCATCAACCGCGCGCGTGCCTACTCGGGCCCGCTGCAGTCCAACCTCGCGAACTGGACCGTGCGCGTGACGGGCGGGGTGTTCTCGGACGAGGCCTTCATGTTCGGCAAGGTCTACATGGACTGCAAGGCCGACGGCAAGCAGGCGGGCAGCGACGAAATCGGTGTGCCCGGCGTGCGCCTGTTCATGGAAGACGGCACCAACGTGGTCACCGACGTGGAGGGCAAGTGGAGCCTCTACGGTCTCAAGCCGCTCACCCACGTGCTGCGCGTGGACCAGACCACGCTGCCGCCCGGCGCCCGGCTCGAAATACTCGACAACCGCAATGCCGGCCGCCCCGAGAGCCGCTTCGTCGACCTGAAGAAGGGCGAGTTCCACAAGGCCAACTTCATCATCGGCAACTGCGACAGCCCGGCAACGCTGGCCGACGTGGTCGCGCGCCGCGCGGCCATCGCCGCCATTCCGGACACCGAGGCCGAAGCCCAGGTGCGCATGCGCCTGAATCCCGAAGGGCAGATCGTTCTGGTGGGCGACCTGCGCTCGCTGCCCGCCAGCGGCCAGGCGCTTGCCAGCGGCAGCACCGGCTCGACCACGACCACCTCCGCACCGCTGATCTCCATGCCCGATGCGCCGGCCAATGCCAGCAGCTTCGTCGGCGCCGCGTCGGGCAGCATGAGCGGCACGCTGGGTACCGCCGCATCGGCCTCGCCGTCGCCCGCCGGCAGCCTGTTCGCAGCGCTCAACGGCCTGCCGACCGCTGCGCAGGGCGCATCGGCCGCGGGCGGCACGGCAAGCGGCGTCGGCGCGTTCGCGAGCCGGCCGGTCAACACCTCCGGCGCCATGCTGGAGCCGCGCAGCGCACCGCTGCTGCCCGAGGCGGTGCCCAGCCCCGTCGAGCTGGAAGTGCTGCTGCCGCAGATCGAAAGCAATGCGCTCGGCTTTCTCGGCCTGAAGGACGGCGACACCGTTCCCGGCCAATCGATCAACGTGCGCGTCAAGGGCGAGGCCGGCCTGGCATTGCGCCTCACGGTCAACGGCCAGGCCATCGACGGGCGGCGTGTCGGCAAGAAGACCCAACTGCCGTCGAAGAGCATCGGCGCCTGGGAATACATCGGCGTGGTGCTGCAGCCTGGAACCAATCGCCTGCAGCTCGATGCGGTGGACGATTTCGGCAACGTGCGCGGCAGTGAACAGATCGGCATCGTCGCGCCCGACAAGCTGGGCGGCATCCAAATCGATCTGCCCGAAACCGCTTACGCCGATTTGCGCACGCCCGTGGCCGTGAAGGTTCGGCTGGTCGACGCGGCCGGCGTGCCGGTGACTGCGCGCACCCAGCTCACGCTGGAGGCCGACCGCGGCCGCTGGTTCGACGAAGACTTGAACCCGGCCGAACCCGGCACCCAGGTGTTCATGGAAGGCGGGGCCGCCGAGTTCCGCCTGCTGCCGCCAGGCGAGGCGGGCGACGCGCGGCTTCGCGTAACCGCCGGCAGCTTCGTCAAGGAAGTGCGGCTCGCGCTGCTGCCCGAGATGCGCCCGATGATCGGCGTCGGCATCGTCGAAGGCGTGCTCGACTTCACCAAGCGCGGCAGCGTGCCGCTCGGCGCCATGCCGGCCGGCGCGGCCTTCGAGGCCGAACTGACGGGCCTGACCGACGAGCGCGAGAACCGGCGCGCGGGCGCCCGTGCCGCCTTTTTCTTCAAGGGCACCGTCAAGGGCGAGTACCTGCTCACCGCCGCCTTCGATTCCGACAAGGCGCGCAAGGACCGCCTGTTCCGCGACATCCGCCCCGACGAGTTCTACCCCGTGTACGGCGACTCGTCCGTCAAGGGCTTCGATGCGCAGAGCACGCAGAAGCTCTATGTGCGCATCGACAAGAACCGTTCGTTCCTGCTGTACGGCGACTTCACGACCAGCAGCAGCACCGAGGTGCGCAACCTGAGCCAGAGCAATCGCGCGCTCACCGGCCTGAAGCACGTGTACGAGACCGCCAATGTGCGCGCCACCAGCTATGCGTCCCGCACCGCGCAGACGCAACAGGTCGAGGAGTTCCGCGCCGTCGGCACCTCCGGCCCTTATTACCTGAGCGCGACCGGTGGAGAGTTTGTCGACAACAGCGAGCAGATCGAGGTGGTGGTGCGCGACCGCAACCAGCCCGACATCGTGCTGCAGCGCACGGCGGTCACGCGCTTCGTGGACTACACGGTCGAGCCGCTCACGCGCCGCGTGCTGTTCACGCGTGCCATCGCATCGGTCGATGCCAATCTCAACCCGCAATCGATCCGCGTCACCTACGAGGTCGACAGCGGCGGGCCCAAGTTCACCGTGGCCGGCACCGACGTGCAGGTCAAGGTGGGCGAGCGCCTGCAGGTGGGCGTGGTCGCGAGCACCGACGAGAACCCCGAAAACCACCGCAAGCTGCGCGCGCTCACGGCCGTGGCCCGCCTGGGCGACAACACCACGGCCGCGGCCGAACTGGTGCGCACCGAGTCCGACGAAAAGGGCAAGGGCGAGGGCGGCCGCATCGAAGTGCGCCATCAGGACGAGAAGCTTGCGGTGGTGGCGCTGGCCAGCAAGACCAGCACCGGCTTCGACAACCCGGGCGCCAGTTTCTCGGCGGGCCGCACCGAGGTTTCGGGCCGCGCCGAATACAAGATCGACGACAACACCGCGGCCCGCGCCGAAGTGCTCTACAGCAAGGACGCGCTGCTCGAAG from Variovorax paradoxus includes these protein-coding regions:
- a CDS encoding DUF11 domain-containing protein: MSDSLMGCCLQRWRRAGATLAIGLALLLALFLTLFLASAAVHAAPAPGGSVIRNVAKASYVPAGFAQTETSSSNSVVANVLAVEALVLTQDQAVNRPPATVVTLNHLLTNTGNVPSSYALGFANNVGGCAADTLDLSTLRVVRDINNNGVADPGDPVLPLGAPGALALRPGETASLLVQGTVPATGAGVACAALTATTALQNLSATNRDTVTVGDMAVISISKSASYPGVIVPGQTRIDFAVSGTNIGARDAQPASVAAPTGTPVLVNGAPTSLVLVRDLIPAGTQYIAGTLQSTAAGAVRLFRMPGDPAFSYRTADDAAAVEVAIGVPAAVSRNASIAMQFAVIVRADQTGDIRNTAQSYYNDGTAPVVSPSNTVLITTSQSRIGVAKTASTPRANRGADGLLDGTATVRFSVDVRNYGAVWLYGVQAADVLEGGGASQFGSYTSAAVPGPNQYTVVPGSIAIAGNQGNGTSGTVAAANNSFTGTAAAQNLLAPGAVLPVGAQVTVQFDVRINVNGRTGMLLNSVRAQGALVPGGAPVAFDDSVDGTSPDPDGDGNPNNNTAPTPVSLQLPSLSLAKSASLPRRVTQGVYEIDYRLLVTNTGVAPAPHVRVIDNLNCTFDMDKPEGPVASWELVGAPKVRSGLLNPAGSFTGRAACDREALASADAFRLPTEAVLSLTDGSRGLEPGQSEEISFTVRLTQKPGAGDRRVAIDNKAWAAAFDQNTINVTPAMLVAATANSVQSLLADPAGTVYNAVTRAPVPGAVVTFTRQSCSSGSVTPMTAAEIYGGSSDTYTFNADGSVSMTTGADGSYQFYLQSPPATGLCTYSLHVVPPAGSGYVYPSQLIPVTAGTFGSCGPVVPSALPPKGADPTTHYFSVTSGFNASNAACDVVHNHIPLDPGNVLGLVLRKEGSKRQVEFGDFLDYALTVTNKTGTPVTGISISDSLPPGFAYVSNSARLNGAATANPVGGAGPKLVFNYPTLTLGVDQMAMVRYRVRVGVGAPTNGDAINRARAYSGPLQSNLANWTVRVTGGVFSDEAFMFGKVYMDCKADGKQAGSDEIGVPGVRLFMEDGTNVVTDVEGKWSLYGLKPLTHVLRVDQTTLPPGARLEILDNRNAGRPESRFVDLKKGEFHKANFIIGNCDSPATLADVVARRAAIAAIPDTEAEAQVRMRLNPEGQIVLVGDLRSLPASGQALASGSTGSTTTTSAPLISMPDAPANASSFVGAASGSMSGTLGTAASASPSPAGSLFAALNGLPTAAQGASAAGGTASGVGAFASRPVNTSGAMLEPRSAPLLPEAVPSPVELEVLLPQIESNALGFLGLKDGDTVPGQSINVRVKGEAGLALRLTVNGQAIDGRRVGKKTQLPSKSIGAWEYIGVVLQPGTNRLQLDAVDDFGNVRGSEQIGIVAPDKLGGIQIDLPETAYADLRTPVAVKVRLVDAAGVPVTARTQLTLEADRGRWFDEDLNPAEPGTQVFMEGGAAEFRLLPPGEAGDARLRVTAGSFVKEVRLALLPEMRPMIGVGIVEGVLDFTKRGSVPLGAMPAGAAFEAELTGLTDERENRRAGARAAFFFKGTVKGEYLLTAAFDSDKARKDRLFRDIRPDEFYPVYGDSSVKGFDAQSTQKLYVRIDKNRSFLLYGDFTTSSSTEVRNLSQSNRALTGLKHVYETANVRATSYASRTAQTQQVEEFRAVGTSGPYYLSATGGEFVDNSEQIEVVVRDRNQPDIVLQRTAVTRFVDYTVEPLTRRVLFTRAIASVDANLNPQSIRVTYEVDSGGPKFTVAGTDVQVKVGERLQVGVVASTDENPENHRKLRALTAVARLGDNTTAAAELVRTESDEKGKGEGGRIEVRHQDEKLAVVALASKTSTGFDNPGASFSAGRTEVSGRAEYKIDDNTAARAEVLYSKDALLEGDRKGASASLRKKLDDNVVAEVGVRHGQSSSGLASGSGFDYGEISTYNGNLGSRVGAGNVTALGAAATANSSAESESLTTVRARLSAQVPGVPLAQVFVEGEQDLKNSDRRTLAIGGNYAITDKTRAYARYELISSLYGDAQLDATQSNNVGIVGIESNYMDGGRIYNEYRLSDSIDGRAAQAAMGVRNTFKLTDRFSLTGGLEHTRQMGGYTNSANSGTGYAGGLGESTAVTAGVEYLTDNYKLSGILEGRKGDDANTRLFSAGFGYKISPAWSLLARSVVSDSEGQGANGGNERHLQRHQIGMAYRPVDSDTWNALMRYERRSERIVGNGNAAGALTGGSAFGSGFGNASLPGSTSADILSAHLNYNPGRGSVLSARYAAKISRTDDGFLASTYWAHLLHARYTRDLDKDWDFGIQAGLLYGKGGSLQKTAGVELGYQMAKDLWISAGYNFVGLHDRELTANEYTSKGAYIRLRFKFDETGLGFPSASAAAPPASAPASPEEKTSSEK